The Pseudomonas nunensis genome includes the window TGTATCAGGTAAGCCGCGTGCGCCGGGTTTACGACGGCTTCGCCGCCGAACGCAGCCTCGCTGGGGCTCGACAGCTGCTACGGGGCCGGGAATTGCGAGTTTTTCTCTCAGCCTGTAGGGTCGCGTTTTTTGCGCCGCCTCAAAGAGATCAACCATGCAGGATGCAACCCTCCCCCGCCCGGCCTTGCTGGGTATCGACCTTGGGACCACCAATAGCCTGATCGCCGGTGGAGGCGTTTCAGAGTTTGCTCAAATAAATCCCCCGTAGCAGCTGTCGAGCCCCGGCGAGGCTGCGTCCGGCGGCGAAGCCGTCGTGAGTTCATACGACGCGGTGTATCAGGTAAACCGCGTGCGCTGGGTTTACGACGGCTTCGCCGCCGAACGCAGCCTCGCTGGGGCTCGACAGCTGCTACGGGGCCGGGAATTGCGAGTTTTTGTCTCAGCCTGTAGGGTCGCGTTTTTTGCGCCGCCTCAAAGAGATCAACCATGCAGGATGCAACCCTCCCCCGCCCAGCCTTGCTGGGTATCGACCTTGGGACCACCAACAGCCTGATCGCCGTCTGGCAGGACGGTCGGGCGCAGTTGATTCCCAACGCCCTCGGTGATGTCCTCACCCCCTCAGTGGTCAGTCTCGATGAAGACGACAGCATTCTGGTGGGCAAGGCTGCCCGCGCGCGCCTGACCACGCATCCGGAGCGCACGGTGGCGGCGTTCAAGCGTTTTATGGGCAGCGACAAACAGTTCGAACTGGGCGGGCGGCAATTCAGCCCGGAAGAACTTTCGGCGCTGGTGATCGGTTCGCTCAAGCAGGACGCCGAAGCCTGGCTCGGCCACGCGGTGCACGAGGCGGTGATTTCGGTACCGGCGTATTTCAGTGACGAGCAACGCAAGCGCACGCTGTTTGCCGCCGAGCTGGCTGGCCTGAACGTGTCGCGGCTGATCAACGAACCGACCGCCGCCGCCATGGCGTACGGGCTGCATGAGCAGAAGTTCGAACGCACGCTGATATTCGACCTGGGCGGCGGCACCTTCGACGTCACGGTGCTGGAATATGCCCTGCCGTTGATCGAAGTGCATGCCTCCACCGGCGACAATTTCCTCGGTGGCGAAGACTTCACCGCCGCGCTGCTGCAAGCCTGCCTGAAAGACTGGCAACTCACCCCGCAAATGATCGATGGCCAGGGCTTGGCCAGCCTCGGCGATGCCTTGGAACAACTCAAATGCAAACTCGGTGAAGGCACCCAGCACCTGAGCTGGAACGGTGCTGGTGCATTGCGCGAATGGTCGCTGGATGAAGCCTCGGCGTTGAACATCTGGGAGCCGCTGCTCGCCCGGTTACGCGCGCCCATCGAGCAAGCGCTGCGCGATGCCCGGCTCAAGCCCAGGGACCTCGACAGCCTGGTGATGGTCGGCGGTGCCACGCGGATGCCGGCGGTGCAGCAAATGGTCGCGACGCTGTTCGGGCGCCTGCCCTATCGCCATCTCGACCCGGACACGATTGTCGCGCTGGGCGCTGCCACCCAGGCCGCGTGCAAGGCCCGGGACAGTGCCATCGAAGAACTGATCCTGACCGACGTCTGCCCCTACACCCTGGGCATCTCGACCAATCGCGGTGAAGACGTCAGCGGCGCCTTCTCGCCGATCATCGAGCGCAATACGGTGATCCCGACGTCCAGGGTGAAACGCTTTTACACGACTCATCCCCAGCAAACGCTGATCCGCATTGAGGTCTACCAAGGCGAGCGGCCGTGGGTGCGGGACAATATTTTCATCGATGCCTTCGACGTCGCGCTGACACCCAGCGAGCAGACCGAAGCGCTGGATGTGCGCTTCAGCTACGACATCAACGGCTTGCTTGAAGTCGACGTCACCCTGCTGGCCAGCGGCGAGCGTCATAGCCACAGCATCGACCGCAGCCCCACCGGGCTCGACCCGCAGTCGCGGCAAAATAGCCATGAACGGCTCAGCGCCCTGAAAATCCACCCACGCGATACCCTGCCCAACCGCACGTTGCTGGCGCGCCTGGAGCGAGCCTGGGCGCAAAGCCTGGGTGACGAGCGCGAACAGATTGCTG containing:
- a CDS encoding molecular chaperone HscC; the encoded protein is MQDATLPRPALLGIDLGTTNSLIAVWQDGRAQLIPNALGDVLTPSVVSLDEDDSILVGKAARARLTTHPERTVAAFKRFMGSDKQFELGGRQFSPEELSALVIGSLKQDAEAWLGHAVHEAVISVPAYFSDEQRKRTLFAAELAGLNVSRLINEPTAAAMAYGLHEQKFERTLIFDLGGGTFDVTVLEYALPLIEVHASTGDNFLGGEDFTAALLQACLKDWQLTPQMIDGQGLASLGDALEQLKCKLGEGTQHLSWNGAGALREWSLDEASALNIWEPLLARLRAPIEQALRDARLKPRDLDSLVMVGGATRMPAVQQMVATLFGRLPYRHLDPDTIVALGAATQAACKARDSAIEELILTDVCPYTLGISTNRGEDVSGAFSPIIERNTVIPTSRVKRFYTTHPQQTLIRIEVYQGERPWVRDNIFIDAFDVALTPSEQTEALDVRFSYDINGLLEVDVTLLASGERHSHSIDRSPTGLDPQSRQNSHERLSALKIHPRDTLPNRTLLARLERAWAQSLGDEREQIADWLDTFTTVLGGQQSVEIASHRSQLNKALDELRL